In Mercenaria mercenaria strain notata chromosome 15, MADL_Memer_1, whole genome shotgun sequence, a single genomic region encodes these proteins:
- the LOC123563083 gene encoding uncharacterized protein LOC123563083, translating into MATKQMRSLTQNDIEKAFKKTVDETEVPAGSKLVLVTEDLYQRALSIPKECFVYDEPLGKSIGIQWSDEFESLWLHTFEANLSIILVNEDNGEIMGMRATKLIKKGDHFDLDSLKDEKLRRIIEFMSYGVTEFFNKYGIEEAFHFLGLGVAKKYRRRGLGKFLMQTAVKFLGNLGINPYYIKGEGTSNFSKKIYENCHFDIVMEYPFDEYKKDGNVVFDNTAEHKSMKVYGICSSKNPI; encoded by the exons ATGGCTACTAAACAGATGAGAAGTTTAACACAGAACGACATAGAAAAG GCATTCAAGAAAACAGTTGATGAAACAGAGGTACCTGCAGGAAGTAAACTTGTCTTAGTAACTGAAGATTTATACCAGAGGGCGCTTTCAATTCCGAAAGAGTGTTTTGTATATGATGAGCCCCTTGGAAAATCTATTGGTATTCAGTGGAGTGACGAGTTCGAGTCTCTATGGTTACACACATTCGAGGCAAATCTGTCCATTATCTTAGTCAATGAAGATAACGGAGAGATAATGGGGATGAGAGCCACTAAATTGATTAAAAAGGGAGACCATTTTGACTTGGACAGTCTGAAAGATGAAAAGCTACGGAGAATAATTGAATTTATGAGTTACGGTGTGACGGAGTTTTTCAACAAATACGGCATAGAAGAGGCGTTTCATTTTCTCGGTCTGGGTGTGGCCAAGAAGTACAGGAGGCGTGGTTTAGGAAAGTTCTTGATGCAAACTGCTGTGAAATTTCTTGGGAACTTAGGGATCAATCCGTATTATATCAAAGGCGAGGGGACCTCTAATTTCtcaaagaaaatttatgaaaactgCCATTTTGATATTGTGATGGAATACCCTTTTGATGAATATAAAAAGGACGGGAATGTGGTATTTGATAACACTGCCGAGCACAAGTCTATGAAAGTTTATGGAATTTGTTCCAGTAAAAATCCAATTTAA
- the LOC123563092 gene encoding uncharacterized protein LOC123563092 gives MENISYQDIQQAFRKTQEEFRFPDGRLELITDECSQKMLNALKQCILTDEPLAKSLELTWSPDVEDYYVSTLKQRMSLMVVNEKNGDIMGLRLIRTGIKSDHFDNLTDEKVKKILGFIQFSSKDFEYFAKPGTSEAFGFNGLGVLPKYRRQGLGTLLTETGVKFLGNLLKPCYIKGSATSNFSKRIFEKCGFETLAEFPYEDYKVDEKVVLDKMGENKSMKVYGKCIQ, from the coding sequence GCATTTAGGAAAACGCAAGAAGAATTTCGTTTTCCTGACGGTAGACTCGAACTAATTACAGATGAGTGTTCGCAAAAAATGCTCAATGCACTTAAACAATGCATCTTGACCGACGAACCACTTGCAAAATCTTTAGAATTAACATGGAGTCCCGATGTTGAAGACTACTATGTTTCGACGTTAAAACAGCGAATGTCACTTATGGTCGTGAATGAGAAAAATGGAGATATCATGGGTTTACGTTTAATAAGAACTGGAATAAAATCCGACCACTTTGATAACCTAACAGATGAAAAGGTTAAAAAGATATTAGGCTTTATACAATTTTCCTCAAAAGACTTTGAATATTTCGCTAAACCTGGTACTTCTGAAGCGTTTGGTTTCAATGGTCTTGGTGTACTTCCTAAATACCGAAGACAAGGCCTTGGAACGCTCCTGACAGAAACAGGTGTGAAGTTTCTCGGCAACCTTCTAAAACCTTGCTATATAAAAGGATCGGCTACGTCAAACTTTTCTAAAAGGATATTTGAGAAATGCGGCTTTGAAACCCTAGCAGAGTTTCCATATGAAGATTACAAAGTTGATGAAAAAGTCGTTTTAGATAAGATGGGTGAGAATAAGTCGATGAAAGTATATGGAAAGTGTATTCAATAA